The following proteins come from a genomic window of Spongiibacter tropicus DSM 19543:
- a CDS encoding ATP-dependent zinc protease family protein, whose amino-acid sequence MNKTRRSLIALVAGVSLSASAMSDPAPASAAPKTIFGLSEYVYIEELGVRYKAKIDTGAESASINAINAEVKESRDDDEPDMVHFDLVLPNGDLRAVSLPLEKHIRIIRRAGDMDEGDKYYHRRPVLEMTLCIGGQRHKTEVNLADRRQFSKAMLIGARPISAFNAMVDPGAEYLQDKNACGKGAKDDNKESGE is encoded by the coding sequence GTGAATAAAACTCGACGTAGCCTGATTGCATTAGTCGCCGGCGTATCACTGTCGGCCTCAGCCATGTCCGACCCTGCTCCGGCAAGCGCCGCCCCTAAAACCATATTCGGCCTCAGTGAATATGTGTACATCGAGGAGCTCGGGGTTCGCTACAAGGCCAAGATTGATACCGGCGCAGAGAGTGCATCGATCAACGCCATCAACGCCGAGGTGAAAGAATCCCGCGACGATGATGAACCCGACATGGTGCACTTCGACCTGGTGCTGCCCAACGGCGATCTGCGCGCGGTGTCCCTGCCGCTGGAAAAACACATTCGCATTATCCGCCGGGCAGGGGACATGGACGAGGGGGACAAGTATTATCACCGTCGTCCGGTGTTGGAAATGACACTGTGCATTGGTGGCCAACGGCATAAAACCGAGGTGAACCTCGCCGACCGCCGTCAGTTCTCAAAAGCCATGTTGATCGGCGCGCGGCCAATCAGCGCTTTCAACGCGATGGTTGACCCCGGCGCCGAATACCTTCAAGACAAAAATGCCTGCGGAAAAGGCGCCAAAGACGACAACAAGGAGAGCGGTGAATGA
- a CDS encoding inactive transglutaminase family protein: MKGVKLHVKVLALALLLIGAASIAWQIFVLNIPVSAETTEPVWVIDSRVSFSARENSPIKVQMFLPPSWSKFITLDETFIARNYGVNIDELEQNRRAVWSARRAEGQQQLFYRLMLTQRSNRRLSNEEPGPQFRESPNLQGAEKVAVEALLKPVRERSADIETFIRESIKLINDKSNDNARLLLRNDYTELNKARVLELLLSSAHIPAEPVHTLRLVSGSNQQPELWMRSYNGQRWLYFNPQTSDFGLPDDRIIWWTGSEPLAKVDGGHRLNVEINATQQTVNSIMLAKNISESRQANNWSLPMYSLPVQSQQTFEIILMIPIGVMLILFLRNIIGIETLGTFTPVLIGLAFRETEVVWGIILFTTISALGLGLRSYLEHLHLQLLSRLSVVLTFVVMVMALISVLGHQLGLDRGLAIALFPMVILTMSIERLSIVWEERGGLHSVKVGIGTLIAATLAHVMMSYGPWIYFVFTFPGILLMMMAIMLAMGHYRGYRISELLRFKALLKEGQ, encoded by the coding sequence ATGAAGGGCGTAAAACTGCATGTCAAAGTGCTGGCCTTGGCGCTACTGCTGATCGGTGCCGCCAGCATCGCATGGCAGATTTTTGTCCTGAATATTCCGGTCAGTGCAGAGACCACTGAACCGGTCTGGGTCATCGATAGCCGGGTCAGCTTTTCGGCCCGGGAGAACAGCCCGATCAAAGTGCAGATGTTTCTTCCGCCGAGCTGGAGCAAGTTTATTACCCTCGACGAGACCTTCATCGCACGCAACTATGGGGTCAATATCGACGAACTGGAGCAAAACCGTCGCGCCGTGTGGTCGGCGCGACGGGCCGAAGGCCAGCAACAACTGTTCTACCGGCTGATGCTGACCCAGCGCAGTAACCGCCGTCTGTCGAATGAAGAGCCGGGACCGCAGTTCCGCGAAAGCCCCAATCTGCAGGGCGCCGAGAAGGTTGCCGTTGAAGCGCTGCTCAAGCCGGTCCGCGAGCGCTCGGCAGATATCGAGACCTTTATCCGCGAGTCGATCAAACTGATCAACGACAAGAGCAACGACAACGCCCGATTGCTGCTGCGCAACGACTACACTGAGCTGAACAAAGCACGTGTGCTGGAGCTGCTTCTGTCCTCAGCGCATATCCCCGCCGAGCCGGTACACACCCTGCGACTGGTCAGCGGATCAAACCAGCAACCAGAGCTGTGGATGCGCAGTTACAACGGGCAGCGCTGGCTGTACTTCAATCCTCAAACCAGCGATTTCGGCTTGCCCGACGACCGTATTATCTGGTGGACCGGCAGCGAGCCGCTGGCGAAGGTCGATGGAGGTCATCGACTCAATGTTGAGATCAACGCCACCCAGCAGACCGTCAACTCGATCATGCTGGCCAAGAACATCAGCGAAAGCCGACAGGCCAATAACTGGTCGCTGCCGATGTACAGCCTGCCGGTGCAAAGCCAGCAAACCTTTGAAATTATTCTGATGATTCCGATTGGCGTCATGCTGATCCTGTTTCTGCGCAATATTATCGGCATTGAAACCCTGGGGACTTTCACCCCCGTGCTGATCGGTCTCGCCTTCCGCGAAACCGAGGTGGTTTGGGGCATTATTCTGTTTACGACCATCTCGGCGCTGGGGCTGGGGCTGCGTTCCTATCTGGAGCATCTGCACCTGCAACTGCTGTCGCGCTTATCGGTGGTGCTGACTTTTGTGGTGATGGTCATGGCGCTGATCAGCGTGCTCGGCCACCAACTTGGCCTCGATCGCGGCCTCGCCATTGCGCTGTTCCCGATGGTCATCCTCACCATGTCGATAGAACGGCTGTCCATTGTCTGGGAAGAGCGGGGCGGTCTGCACAGCGTCAAGGTCGGTATCGGCACCCTGATTGCGGCTACCCTCGCCCACGTGATGATGAGCTACGGCCCGTGGATTTACTTTGTTTTCACCTTCCCCGGCATCCTGCTGATGATGATGGCCATCATGCTGGCCATGGGCCACTACCGAGGCTACCGCATCAGTGAGCTGCTGCGCTTCAAGGCATTGCTGAAGGAGGGACAATGA
- a CDS encoding alpha-L-glutamate ligase-like protein, producing the protein MISLVNTWRTLRRKGIMGINERNADYVLRYNERHRYPLVDDKILTKQKAIENGIHVPPMYGVIDSEKQIAQLQTLVSGHRDFVIKPSQGAGGDGIMVIADQFEGFYRSAGGRLLTLEDLEFHLSGVLSGIYSLGGHRDRALIEYRVIPDPIFSAISYEGVPDIRIIVLKGYPVMAMLRLPTRQSGGKANLHQGAIGVGVDLATGITLDGTWLNRKIQTHPDTTNPVRGVQLPFWDGFISLATRCYELTGLGYIGVDMVLDKDLGPLMLELNARPGLNIQIANDAGLSARCHEVETEIERLAAKGIRKAPPEKRQKFCQQHFANAECAALRKQRDEEQAAAEEAAILAAAKRDGNQPEVDAGIRIPGNRTP; encoded by the coding sequence ATGATCTCTCTGGTAAACACCTGGCGCACCCTGCGGCGCAAAGGGATTATGGGCATCAACGAGCGCAACGCGGATTACGTGCTGCGCTACAACGAGCGCCATCGCTATCCATTGGTGGACGACAAAATCCTCACCAAGCAGAAAGCCATTGAAAACGGCATACACGTGCCGCCCATGTACGGCGTGATCGATTCCGAAAAGCAAATTGCTCAGCTGCAAACGCTGGTCAGTGGTCACCGCGACTTTGTCATCAAACCCTCACAGGGGGCCGGTGGCGACGGCATTATGGTGATTGCCGATCAGTTTGAGGGCTTTTATCGCAGTGCGGGCGGCCGGCTGCTGACCCTGGAAGATCTGGAATTCCACCTGTCCGGCGTACTCTCCGGTATTTACTCGCTGGGCGGGCACCGGGATCGTGCGCTGATTGAGTACCGGGTCATTCCAGACCCGATTTTCAGTGCCATCAGCTACGAAGGTGTGCCCGATATTCGCATCATTGTGCTGAAGGGCTACCCCGTCATGGCGATGTTGCGCCTGCCCACCCGGCAATCTGGCGGCAAGGCGAATCTCCATCAGGGCGCAATCGGAGTGGGGGTAGATCTTGCCACCGGTATTACACTCGACGGCACCTGGCTGAATCGGAAAATCCAGACCCATCCCGATACCACCAACCCGGTACGCGGCGTGCAACTGCCATTCTGGGACGGCTTTATCTCGCTGGCGACGCGCTGCTATGAGCTGACCGGCCTGGGTTATATCGGCGTGGACATGGTGCTGGATAAAGACCTGGGACCGTTGATGCTGGAACTGAATGCCCGCCCCGGGCTGAATATTCAGATCGCCAACGACGCCGGACTGAGCGCCCGTTGCCACGAGGTTGAAACTGAAATCGAACGACTGGCCGCCAAGGGAATCCGCAAAGCCCCTCCGGAAAAGCGTCAGAAGTTCTGCCAGCAGCACTTTGCCAACGCCGAGTGCGCGGCCTTGCGAAAGCAGCGGGATGAAGAGCAGGCCGCTGCGGAAGAAGCCGCCATTCTGGCGGCGGCCAAACGCGACGGCAACCAACCTGAGGTCGATGCCGGGATTCGCATTCCCGGCAATCGCACACCCTGA
- a CDS encoding iron-containing alcohol dehydrogenase translates to MKFSFVNPTQIHFGQGQIARIASAIPRDARVLLLYGGGSIKRNGVYEQAVAAMEGFTWQEFAGVEPNPTVETLNRAVEQVKAEGLSYILAVGGGSVIDGAKYVAAAACYDGDGWDILLGKHRVAEALPIGAVLTLPATGAESNGGSVVTKAATQEKLNFVSPLVQPHFAVLDPDVMKTLPERQLANGLVDAWVHTCEQYLTMPTEAMVQEGYAEVLLRSLKTLGEQFAQRDSDAWRANLMLAANQALNGFIGSGVPQDWATHMIGHELTALYGVDHGRSLAIVQPSLLRHQIEYKRAKLEQMARNVFELSDGDALAERCVDAIEAFYHSLGVATQLTEHDGDKAAAIDTIVARLESHGMVKLGERRAITPAESREILQQAVA, encoded by the coding sequence ATGAAATTTTCGTTTGTTAACCCCACGCAAATCCACTTTGGTCAGGGCCAGATAGCCCGCATTGCCAGTGCGATCCCCAGGGATGCGCGCGTGCTGCTGCTGTACGGCGGCGGCTCGATCAAGCGCAATGGCGTCTATGAACAGGCGGTTGCCGCAATGGAAGGATTCACGTGGCAGGAGTTTGCTGGCGTTGAGCCTAATCCCACGGTAGAGACCCTGAATCGCGCAGTGGAGCAAGTGAAAGCGGAAGGCTTGAGCTACATTCTCGCGGTGGGAGGGGGTTCCGTCATTGACGGCGCCAAGTATGTTGCTGCAGCGGCCTGTTACGACGGCGATGGTTGGGACATTCTGCTGGGCAAGCATCGTGTTGCAGAAGCCCTGCCGATTGGCGCGGTGCTCACCCTCCCGGCAACGGGGGCGGAGTCCAACGGTGGTTCGGTCGTTACCAAAGCGGCGACACAGGAAAAACTGAATTTTGTCTCGCCGCTGGTGCAGCCTCACTTCGCGGTGCTCGATCCCGATGTGATGAAAACCCTGCCTGAGCGCCAGTTGGCGAATGGCCTGGTCGATGCCTGGGTCCATACCTGCGAGCAGTATCTCACCATGCCGACCGAGGCGATGGTGCAGGAAGGCTACGCTGAAGTGCTGCTGCGCAGCTTGAAGACACTGGGCGAACAGTTTGCCCAGCGAGACAGCGATGCCTGGCGAGCAAATCTGATGTTAGCGGCCAATCAGGCATTGAATGGCTTTATCGGCAGCGGTGTGCCGCAGGATTGGGCAACCCATATGATCGGTCATGAACTGACGGCGCTGTATGGGGTAGATCATGGCCGCTCACTGGCGATAGTGCAGCCCTCGCTGTTGCGCCACCAGATTGAGTACAAGCGCGCCAAGCTCGAGCAAATGGCGAGGAATGTCTTTGAGCTTTCCGACGGCGACGCCTTGGCTGAACGCTGTGTTGATGCCATCGAGGCGTTCTATCACTCGCTTGGGGTGGCCACGCAGTTAACGGAGCACGATGGCGACAAGGCTGCTGCCATCGATACCATCGTTGCGCGTTTGGAGTCTCATGGAATGGTGAAGCTGGGTGAGCGCCGCGCGATCACCCCTGCGGAGAGCCGGGAGATTCTCCAGCAGGCGGTGGCCTGA